One region of Chryseobacterium muglaense genomic DNA includes:
- a CDS encoding septal ring lytic transglycosylase RlpA family protein, with translation MMKRFILVIIMMISTLGMYSFTNNAVDAKKTSYASYYHDKFNGRKTASGAIFDNSKLTAAHRTLPFGTVVRVTNLNNGKEVIVSINDRGPFHSARALDMSKAAFDEIGNIDHGVIPVQYEIVD, from the coding sequence ATGATGAAAAGATTCATTCTCGTAATCATAATGATGATTTCAACACTAGGTATGTATTCATTTACGAATAATGCTGTAGATGCGAAGAAAACAAGTTATGCATCGTACTACCACGATAAATTTAACGGTAGAAAAACTGCTAGCGGAGCAATTTTTGATAATTCAAAACTTACTGCAGCGCACAGAACGCTTCCTTTTGGTACCGTAGTTAGGGTAACCAATCTGAACAATGGTAAAGAAGTAATTGTATCGATTAATGATAGAGGTCCTTTCCATTCAGCTAGAGCATTAGATATGTCTAAAGCTGCGTTCGATGAAATCGGAAATATCGACCACGGTGTTATTCCGGTACAATATGAAATTGTCGATTAA
- a CDS encoding bifunctional UDP-3-O-[3-hydroxymyristoyl] N-acetylglucosamine deacetylase/3-hydroxyacyl-ACP dehydratase yields MSDMQKTLQEEVTLSGIGLHTGKEVKLTIKPAKENTGFVFVRTDLEGRPHVEADVNYVVATERGTTLEKLGVKINTCEHLLAALVGCDIDNAVMEMDASEPPILDGSSKFFVEAIESVGVVEQAVAREYLVVKEVLSYSDPATGSEITIIPSDHYEVTTMVDFGTKVLGTQNATLKNISEFKEEISSARTFSFLHELEMLLDHGLIKGGDISNAIVYVDKDLTPETTEKLKKAFGKDHVSIRPNGILDNLTLNYPNEAARHKLLDVIGDLALTGVKIKGKVIANKPGHFVNTQFAKKLNRQWKLQKKKNVPEFDLSKEPVFDINGIMKLMPHRPPFLLIDKILELSDSHVVGLKNVTMNEPFFVGHFPKEPVMPGVLQVEALAQTGGILVLASVPDPENYSTYFIKIDKVKFKRKVVPGDTMIFKIELIEPIRRGIVHMQGYGYVGDTVAVEAELMAQVAKNKID; encoded by the coding sequence ATGAGTGATATGCAAAAAACCCTTCAGGAAGAGGTTACTCTTTCTGGAATCGGTCTTCATACTGGTAAAGAAGTAAAACTAACCATTAAACCTGCAAAAGAAAATACAGGTTTTGTTTTCGTTCGAACAGATCTTGAAGGAAGACCTCATGTAGAAGCAGACGTAAATTACGTGGTGGCTACAGAAAGAGGAACTACTTTGGAAAAGCTTGGCGTTAAAATCAATACTTGCGAACATCTTTTAGCTGCTTTGGTTGGTTGTGATATCGACAATGCTGTTATGGAAATGGATGCTTCTGAACCTCCGATTTTAGATGGTTCTTCAAAATTCTTTGTTGAAGCTATCGAAAGTGTAGGAGTGGTAGAACAAGCTGTTGCAAGAGAATATCTTGTTGTAAAAGAAGTATTAAGCTACAGCGATCCGGCTACGGGTTCAGAAATCACAATTATTCCTTCAGATCATTACGAAGTGACAACCATGGTAGATTTTGGTACTAAAGTTTTAGGAACTCAGAATGCTACCCTTAAAAATATTTCAGAATTTAAAGAAGAAATTTCTTCTGCAAGAACATTCAGCTTTTTGCACGAATTAGAGATGCTTCTTGATCACGGTTTAATTAAAGGGGGAGATATCTCTAATGCAATTGTTTATGTTGACAAAGATCTCACTCCTGAAACGACCGAAAAACTGAAAAAAGCTTTCGGGAAAGATCATGTTTCTATTAGACCCAACGGAATTTTAGATAACTTAACTTTAAACTATCCAAACGAAGCAGCAAGACACAAATTATTAGATGTAATTGGTGATTTGGCTTTAACTGGAGTTAAAATTAAAGGAAAAGTTATTGCCAATAAACCTGGACATTTTGTAAACACTCAGTTTGCTAAAAAGCTAAACCGTCAGTGGAAATTACAGAAAAAGAAAAATGTTCCAGAATTTGATTTATCGAAAGAGCCTGTTTTCGATATCAACGGAATTATGAAGTTGATGCCTCACAGACCTCCTTTCTTATTGATTGATAAGATTCTTGAGCTTTCAGACTCTCATGTTGTTGGTTTAAAGAATGTAACAATGAATGAGCCTTTCTTCGTGGGTCATTTCCCTAAAGAGCCGGTTATGCCTGGAGTTTTACAGGTAGAAGCTTTAGCACAGACAGGAGGAATATTGGTTTTGGCAAGCGTTCCGGATCCTGAAAATTATTCAACTTATTTCATTAAAATAGATAAGGTAAAATTCAAGAGAAAAGTTGTTCCTGGTGATACAATGATTTTCAAAATTGAATTGATAGAGCCAATCAGAAGAGGTATTGTTCATATGCAAGGATATGGTTATGTTGGCGATACAGTTGCTGTAGAAGCAGAACTAATGGCTCAAGTTGCAAAAAATAAAATTGATTAA
- a CDS encoding MliC family protein: MNKSILAASFVAVLTLAACKKENPASDSSLGSDSIMSSPKDSTHQSISDSLTNNQTESNPEIIKTTISDKNGKKLDMTFNNTKNIVTLVLNGETIELEGQKAASGIWYKNEHYELRGKGNENELHKDGKLIFKSEK, from the coding sequence ATGAATAAAAGCATTTTAGCAGCTTCTTTTGTTGCTGTATTAACTTTAGCAGCTTGTAAAAAAGAAAATCCAGCATCAGATTCTTCTCTCGGTTCAGATTCTATAATGAGTTCTCCGAAAGATTCAACCCATCAATCTATCAGTGATTCATTGACAAACAATCAAACAGAATCTAATCCGGAAATCATCAAGACCACGATTTCTGATAAAAACGGAAAAAAGCTAGACATGACTTTTAATAATACAAAAAATATAGTCACTTTAGTATTGAACGGTGAAACGATAGAACTTGAAGGTCAAAAAGCAGCATCCGGAATTTGGTATAAAAATGAACATTATGAATTACGAGGCAAAGGAAATGAAAACGAACTTCACAAAGACGGAAAGTTAATTTTTAAAAGTGAAAAATAA
- the lpxA gene encoding acyl-ACP--UDP-N-acetylglucosamine O-acyltransferase, which translates to MIHQLAAVDKRAKISKNVVVEPFTTIAGDVEIGEGSWIGSNVTIMDGARIGKNCRIFPGTVISAIPQDLKFDGEDTQTIIGDDTTIRECVTVNRGTKALGYTKIGANCLIMATTHIAHDCVIGDHVIIVNGCGIAGHVEIGDYTVMGGLSAVHQFGKIGKHVMISGGTLVRKDIPPYVKVAREPMAYAGINSVGLRRRGFTNEKIFEIQKIYRAIFQMKMNVSQAVTHIEKEMLPTAERDEILQFIQNSPRGIVKGYGTGKE; encoded by the coding sequence ATGATTCATCAATTAGCAGCCGTTGATAAGCGTGCAAAAATCAGCAAAAACGTTGTCGTAGAGCCATTCACTACCATTGCAGGAGATGTAGAAATAGGAGAGGGGTCTTGGATTGGTTCAAATGTAACCATCATGGATGGCGCAAGAATCGGTAAAAACTGTAGAATTTTTCCCGGAACTGTAATTTCTGCAATTCCTCAGGATTTAAAATTCGATGGTGAAGACACCCAAACGATTATCGGTGACGATACTACAATCAGAGAATGTGTAACGGTAAATAGAGGAACCAAGGCTTTAGGTTATACAAAAATCGGGGCAAATTGTTTGATTATGGCAACTACGCATATTGCTCACGACTGTGTAATCGGTGATCACGTTATCATTGTAAACGGTTGCGGTATTGCAGGTCACGTAGAAATTGGTGATTATACAGTAATGGGAGGTTTATCGGCTGTGCATCAGTTTGGTAAAATCGGAAAACATGTAATGATTTCTGGTGGTACTTTGGTGAGAAAAGATATTCCGCCTTACGTAAAAGTAGCAAGAGAGCCGATGGCTTATGCAGGAATCAATTCTGTAGGTTTAAGAAGAAGAGGCTTTACAAATGAGAAAATCTTTGAAATTCAGAAAATTTACAGAGCGATCTTTCAAATGAAGATGAATGTTTCTCAGGCAGTGACGCATATCGAAAAAGAAATGCTTCCTACTGCTGAAAGAGATGAAATTCTTCAGTTTATTCAAAACTCACCTAGAGGTATCGTAAAAGGATACGGAACAGGAAAAGAATAA
- a CDS encoding septal ring lytic transglycosylase RlpA family protein yields the protein MMKRFILVIIMMISTLGIYSFTSNAVDAKKTSYASYYHDKFNGRKTASGEVFDNSKLTAAHRTLPFGTEIRVTNLNNGKEVIVSINDRGPFHSSRALDMSKAAFDEIGNTDHGTIPVEYEIVD from the coding sequence ATGATGAAAAGATTCATTCTCGTAATCATAATGATGATTTCAACACTAGGTATTTATTCATTTACGAGTAATGCTGTAGATGCGAAGAAAACAAGTTATGCATCGTACTACCACGATAAATTTAACGGTAGAAAAACTGCAAGCGGTGAGGTTTTTGATAATTCAAAACTTACTGCAGCGCACAGAACGCTTCCTTTTGGTACTGAAATTAGAGTAACCAATCTGAACAATGGTAAAGAAGTAATCGTATCGATTAATGATAGAGGACCTTTCCATTCGTCAAGAGCATTAGATATGTCTAAAGCCGCGTTCGATGAAATCGGAAATACCGATCACGGTACCATTCCGGTAGAATATGAAATTGTCGATTAA
- the efp gene encoding elongation factor P, with the protein MATSNDIRKGLCIEFSNDIFKIIEFLHVKPGKGPAFVRTKMKSVTNGKVLDNTFSAGHKIDEVKVITRKFQYLYDDENGFHFMNNEDFSQLYLNKEMIENSNLMKAGEEVTIILKEADETPLSAELPQSVYLEVIEADPGVKGNTATNALKNAIVETGARVMVPLFIEPGDKIKVSTEDGSYLERVK; encoded by the coding sequence ATGGCAACAAGTAACGATATCAGAAAAGGTCTTTGCATTGAATTCAGCAATGATATTTTCAAAATTATTGAGTTTCTTCACGTAAAACCAGGAAAAGGTCCTGCTTTCGTAAGAACAAAAATGAAATCTGTAACCAACGGAAAAGTTCTTGATAACACTTTCTCTGCAGGTCACAAAATTGACGAAGTAAAAGTTATTACTAGAAAATTCCAGTATCTTTATGATGACGAGAATGGTTTCCACTTTATGAATAACGAAGATTTTTCTCAGTTATATTTAAACAAAGAAATGATCGAAAACTCAAACTTGATGAAAGCAGGTGAAGAAGTGACCATCATTTTGAAAGAAGCAGACGAAACTCCGCTTTCTGCTGAATTGCCACAGTCAGTTTATTTAGAAGTTATCGAAGCTGATCCAGGTGTAAAAGGAAATACTGCTACCAATGCCTTGAAAAACGCAATCGTTGAAACAGGTGCAAGAGTAATGGTTCCTTTGTTCATCGAGCCGGGTGACAAAATCAAAGTGAGCACAGAAGACGGTTCTTACTTGGAAAGAGTAAAGTAA
- a CDS encoding HD domain-containing protein → MQNKLKIINDPVHGFIKIPHEILFDVIEHPYFQRLRRISQTGLLNLIFPGATHTRFHHAIGAMHLMFTALETLKQKGVAISVEEEKGAMLAILMHDIGHGPFSHALESMLMDDWHHENLSLLLMNRLNDEFNGQLSIAIEMFQGKYHRKFFNQLISSQLDVDRLDYLNRDSFFTGVSEGNINTQRIISMMNVCEEELVIDAKGVYSIENFLTARMFMYWQVYYHKTSALAEFILVKILERAKYLVSEGVDLPATENLNYFLNRGKSAATDEDVERFTQLDDNDIIHAMKIWQKSDDFILAYWCKCVIQRSFPKTIISSQPFDAEFIKEKIKSTNDFFGIDNGEELVHQITRSLLPYDTEKQPIYLLQKNGKVLKLDESEDQLLSGLIVHKTKRYILAFPRM, encoded by the coding sequence ATGCAGAACAAGCTTAAAATCATCAACGATCCGGTACACGGTTTCATCAAAATACCTCACGAAATCTTATTTGATGTTATAGAACATCCTTATTTTCAAAGATTAAGAAGAATTTCGCAGACCGGGCTTTTAAATTTAATTTTTCCGGGAGCAACCCATACAAGATTTCATCATGCCATTGGTGCGATGCACTTGATGTTTACCGCTTTGGAAACTTTAAAGCAAAAAGGAGTTGCTATTTCTGTTGAAGAGGAAAAAGGAGCTATGTTGGCAATCTTGATGCACGATATTGGTCACGGGCCGTTTTCTCATGCTTTGGAAAGTATGTTGATGGATGATTGGCATCACGAAAATCTTTCATTATTATTAATGAATAGATTAAATGATGAATTTAATGGCCAGCTGTCAATAGCTATAGAAATGTTTCAGGGGAAATACCACAGAAAATTTTTTAATCAGTTAATCAGTTCGCAGTTGGATGTCGATCGTTTAGATTATTTAAATAGAGACAGTTTTTTTACAGGAGTTTCAGAAGGGAATATCAATACGCAAAGGATTATTTCGATGATGAATGTTTGCGAAGAAGAATTGGTGATTGATGCAAAAGGTGTTTATTCTATCGAAAACTTTCTGACGGCAAGAATGTTTATGTATTGGCAGGTTTATTACCACAAAACTTCAGCTTTGGCAGAATTTATTTTGGTTAAAATCCTCGAAAGAGCAAAATATCTGGTTTCGGAAGGAGTCGATTTACCGGCAACAGAAAATTTAAATTATTTTTTAAACAGAGGTAAAAGTGCAGCGACTGATGAAGATGTAGAACGTTTTACACAACTTGACGATAATGATATTATTCATGCAATGAAAATTTGGCAGAAGTCAGATGATTTTATACTTGCTTACTGGTGTAAATGCGTTATTCAGCGTAGTTTCCCTAAGACAATTATTTCTTCACAACCTTTTGATGCAGAATTTATTAAAGAAAAGATAAAAAGTACCAACGATTTTTTTGGAATTGATAACGGTGAAGAATTGGTTCATCAGATTACAAGAAGTTTACTGCCTTATGATACTGAAAAGCAACCAATTTACCTTCTTCAGAAAAATGGAAAAGTTTTAAAATTAGATGAGTCTGAAGACCAGCTTTTGTCTGGCCTCATCGTACATAAGACGAAGAGATATATCCTCGCGTTTCCAAGAATGTGA
- a CDS encoding UDP-3-O-(3-hydroxymyristoyl)glucosamine N-acyltransferase produces the protein MTFHQPQKLKTIADLIGAKFIGSEDFEILGTNEIHRVKSGEIVFVNHPKYYDKALDSAATIILIDKEVECPEGKALLVSDDPFRDFNKINTHFTRIYNFTETLHDVEIGEGTKIHPSAVLGNNITIGKNTIIFPNVVIGDRTVIGDNVVIQSNTVLGGDAFYYRKLNGNFDRLISVGNVIIENNVEIGNGCTIDRGVTDSTIIGEGSVLDNQIQIGHDTVIGKRCLIASQVGVAGCCIIGDEVTLWGQVGIASGNHIESGSVLLGKTGVNRDLKKGTYIGMFAEDYKTYLKKEVKLRNLE, from the coding sequence ATGACGTTTCATCAGCCACAAAAACTGAAAACAATTGCAGATCTTATCGGAGCAAAATTCATTGGCTCTGAAGATTTTGAAATATTGGGAACCAACGAAATTCACAGAGTAAAATCTGGTGAAATTGTTTTCGTCAATCATCCAAAATATTACGATAAAGCTTTAGATTCAGCAGCAACCATTATCTTAATCGATAAAGAAGTAGAATGTCCGGAAGGTAAAGCGCTTTTGGTTTCAGACGATCCTTTCAGAGACTTCAACAAAATAAATACCCATTTCACCAGAATTTACAACTTCACCGAAACTCTTCATGATGTAGAAATTGGCGAAGGAACAAAAATTCACCCTTCAGCAGTTTTAGGAAATAATATTACCATTGGTAAGAACACAATTATCTTTCCAAATGTTGTCATTGGTGACCGAACGGTTATTGGTGATAATGTTGTCATTCAATCGAACACTGTTTTGGGAGGTGACGCATTTTATTACAGAAAGCTCAACGGAAATTTCGACCGTTTAATCTCTGTAGGAAATGTAATCATCGAAAACAACGTAGAAATCGGAAACGGTTGTACCATCGATAGGGGAGTTACAGACTCTACAATCATTGGTGAAGGTTCTGTTTTAGATAATCAAATTCAGATTGGTCACGATACGGTAATTGGCAAAAGATGTCTGATTGCTTCTCAAGTTGGTGTTGCAGGATGCTGCATTATCGGTGATGAGGTTACTCTTTGGGGACAAGTAGGCATCGCTTCCGGAAATCATATTGAAAGTGGCTCTGTACTTTTAGGCAAAACAGGTGTCAACCGAGACCTGAAAAAAGGAACTTACATTGGAATGTTTGCCGAAGATTACAAAACTTACCTTAAAAAAGAGGTGAAATTGAGAAATTTAGAATAA
- a CDS encoding exodeoxyribonuclease III yields the protein MRLITYNVNGIRAAFTKDFLGWLKTADPDIICIQESKAGNDQIDIESLEKVGYHSYWHSAQKKGYSGVGIASKTKPNHVEYGCGIESYDNEGRIIRADFDGFSVISVYVPSASNIERLEFKMQFCHDFLEYIKNLKKEIPNLIISGDFNICHHAIDIHNPVGLKNTSGFLPMEREWMTNFIDECELIDTFRLFNNEPDNYTWWSYRQNARANNKGWRLDYNFASYSLKDKLSRAVILKEAVHSDHCPALLEFNF from the coding sequence ATGAGATTAATTACCTATAACGTCAACGGCATAAGAGCCGCTTTTACCAAAGATTTTTTAGGATGGCTGAAAACTGCCGATCCGGATATTATTTGTATTCAGGAAAGTAAAGCTGGGAATGACCAAATCGACATCGAAAGTCTTGAAAAAGTAGGATATCACAGTTATTGGCATTCTGCACAGAAAAAAGGCTACAGCGGAGTCGGAATTGCATCGAAAACAAAACCTAACCATGTAGAATATGGCTGCGGAATTGAAAGTTATGATAACGAAGGAAGAATCATCCGTGCTGATTTTGATGGATTTTCAGTAATTTCTGTTTACGTTCCTTCTGCTTCAAATATTGAAAGACTGGAATTTAAAATGCAGTTTTGCCATGACTTTTTAGAATATATAAAAAATTTAAAGAAAGAAATTCCGAATTTGATTATTTCGGGAGATTTTAATATCTGTCATCATGCCATTGACATTCATAATCCTGTAGGTTTGAAAAATACTTCCGGCTTTTTGCCCATGGAAAGAGAATGGATGACCAACTTCATCGACGAATGTGAACTGATAGACACGTTTAGGCTATTTAATAACGAACCAGACAATTACACTTGGTGGAGCTATCGACAAAACGCAAGAGCGAATAACAAAGGTTGGAGATTAGATTACAACTTTGCTTCTTATTCTTTAAAAGATAAGCTCAGCAGAGCAGTTATTTTGAAGGAAGCGGTACATTCTGACCATTGCCCTGCGCTGCTAGAATTCAACTTCTAA
- a CDS encoding transposase, translating into MYDPVFKTKAVQLSNERTNTSELAREHGIKVILLYKWHKEYEVFNMQVRNLQIPLNFMMLQKA; encoded by the coding sequence ATTTACGATCCAGTTTTTAAGACAAAAGCCGTTCAACTAAGCAATGAACGAACTAATACCTCGGAGTTGGCTCGGGAACATGGAATAAAAGTCATCTTACTTTACAAATGGCATAAAGAATACGAGGTGTTCAATATGCAAGTAAGAAATTTGCAAATACCGTTGAATTTTATGATGTTACAAAAAGCATGA
- the porX gene encoding T9SS response regulator signal transducer PorX, whose translation MSNKILWIDDEIDLLKPHIVFLEKKGYVVTPVNNVNEALELIDSEKFDLTLIDENMPGISGLEAIPMIKEKDNALKIVMVTKSEEEHIMEEAIGSQIADYILKPVNPNQILLSLKKNLQEENLVEQKTILQYQQEFRSLSMELSYLRTYQDWAEYYKKIVNWELKFDKVTDNEFADLLQSQKEEANIQFAKFIENNYEDWLNSSDKPMMSHTLFKDKVKAEVEKDKVLLLMVDNLRYDQWKVIEPLFTKYYNKVSEDYYYSILPTATQYARNSFFAGLLPSEIEKRFPEKWFNDNEEGNKNEFERDFLEDQMKRVGLSSKSMKYLKVLNADFERKIYDDFNQHKNNDLLVIVYNFIDILSHAKTDNHIVDQLIRDDKTFRSLTSNWFENSSLIKIIKLAAENGFKLVITTDHGTVYVKKPSRVVGDRETSTNIRYKTGKSLTYDDKDVWAVSNPEKLFLPKGNLSSKYIFAKNNIFLAYPKNYNHFVNYYKETYQHGGISLEECIIPISVLEPK comes from the coding sequence ATGTCAAATAAAATATTATGGATTGATGATGAAATAGATTTACTAAAACCTCATATCGTTTTTCTTGAAAAGAAGGGCTACGTTGTAACTCCGGTGAACAACGTGAATGAGGCTTTAGAATTGATTGATTCTGAGAAATTTGATTTAACGTTAATCGACGAAAATATGCCGGGAATTTCCGGATTGGAAGCCATCCCAATGATTAAAGAAAAAGACAATGCTTTAAAAATAGTAATGGTCACCAAAAGTGAAGAAGAACATATTATGGAAGAAGCAATCGGTTCGCAGATTGCAGATTATATCTTAAAGCCCGTCAACCCAAATCAGATTTTACTTTCATTAAAGAAAAATCTTCAGGAAGAAAATTTGGTTGAGCAGAAAACTATTTTGCAGTATCAGCAGGAATTCAGAAGCCTTTCTATGGAACTTTCTTATCTGAGAACCTACCAAGATTGGGCAGAATACTATAAAAAAATTGTGAATTGGGAGCTTAAATTTGATAAAGTAACCGATAACGAATTTGCCGATCTTCTTCAGTCACAAAAAGAGGAAGCCAATATTCAGTTTGCTAAATTTATTGAAAATAATTACGAAGACTGGCTCAACAGTTCAGACAAACCAATGATGAGCCACACTTTATTTAAAGATAAAGTAAAAGCTGAAGTTGAAAAAGATAAAGTACTTCTTTTGATGGTTGATAATCTAAGATACGACCAATGGAAAGTGATAGAACCTCTTTTTACCAAGTATTACAATAAAGTTTCTGAAGATTATTATTACAGTATTCTTCCGACGGCTACACAATATGCAAGAAACTCTTTTTTTGCAGGACTTTTACCTTCAGAAATTGAAAAGCGTTTCCCTGAAAAATGGTTTAACGACAATGAAGAAGGAAATAAGAATGAATTTGAGCGTGATTTCCTGGAAGATCAGATGAAAAGAGTTGGTTTAAGTTCGAAATCAATGAAATATCTAAAAGTTTTGAATGCCGATTTTGAAAGAAAAATCTATGACGACTTTAATCAGCACAAAAACAATGATCTTTTAGTAATTGTTTACAACTTTATCGATATTCTTTCGCACGCAAAAACAGATAATCATATTGTTGATCAGCTAATCAGAGATGATAAAACGTTTAGATCATTAACATCAAACTGGTTTGAGAACTCTTCTTTAATTAAGATTATTAAACTTGCTGCAGAAAACGGATTCAAATTAGTAATAACAACCGATCACGGAACCGTTTATGTGAAAAAACCAAGCCGAGTTGTTGGTGATAGAGAAACCTCAACCAACATCCGTTACAAAACAGGGAAAAGCTTGACGTACGATGATAAAGATGTTTGGGCAGTGAGCAATCCTGAAAAACTGTTTTTACCTAAAGGAAACTTAAGCTCGAAATATATTTTCGCCAAGAACAATATATTTTTAGCCTATCCTAAAAATTACAATCACTTTGTAAATTATTATAAAGAAACTTATCAACACGGTGGAATTTCTTTGGAAGAATGTATTATTCCGATAAGTGTTCTAGAGCCGAAATAA
- the lpxD gene encoding UDP-3-O-(3-hydroxymyristoyl)glucosamine N-acyltransferase → MEFTASQIASFIDGKIIGDENALITGVSPIESGEAGHLSFVAQDRFAHHLETSQCSVLIVTETLINKDQYNPTIIAVKDAYLSFQILMNLYQEMQGRKEGVEDGSSIHDTAVIGDRVYIGAFTYVSEKAKIGEGSQIFPQVYIGKGVKIGKNCKIDSGARIYDYCIIGDNCVIHSNTVIGGDGFGFQPTPEGFQKIPQLGNVIIEDNVEIGSNCSIDRATIGSTTIGKGTKIDNLIQIAHNVKIGANNVIAAQAGIAGSTTIGDWNQIGGQVGIVGHIKIGNQVKIQAQSGVNSSVNDKETIYGSPAISYNDYLRSYVHFRNLPELAKRINNLENNSKDHTNE, encoded by the coding sequence ATGGAATTTACAGCTTCGCAAATTGCAAGTTTTATCGACGGTAAAATTATAGGTGACGAAAACGCACTTATTACTGGCGTTTCACCGATCGAAAGCGGAGAAGCCGGTCATCTTTCTTTTGTTGCACAAGATCGTTTTGCGCATCATTTAGAGACTTCGCAATGTTCGGTACTTATTGTTACCGAGACCCTTATCAATAAAGATCAATATAATCCTACCATTATAGCTGTAAAAGATGCTTATCTTTCTTTTCAGATTTTAATGAATCTGTATCAAGAAATGCAGGGCAGAAAAGAAGGTGTTGAAGATGGTTCTTCCATTCACGACACTGCTGTTATTGGAGATAGAGTTTATATCGGAGCTTTTACTTATGTTTCAGAAAAAGCTAAAATTGGTGAAGGCTCACAGATTTTTCCTCAAGTATACATTGGTAAAGGGGTGAAGATTGGTAAAAACTGTAAAATCGATAGTGGTGCAAGAATCTATGATTATTGTATTATTGGCGATAATTGTGTAATCCATTCTAATACCGTTATCGGTGGCGACGGATTTGGTTTTCAGCCTACTCCGGAAGGTTTCCAGAAAATCCCTCAACTAGGGAATGTTATTATTGAAGATAACGTGGAAATCGGATCTAATTGCAGCATCGACAGAGCAACCATTGGTTCTACAACTATTGGGAAAGGAACAAAAATCGATAACTTGATTCAGATTGCACACAATGTAAAAATCGGTGCCAACAATGTAATTGCTGCGCAAGCGGGAATTGCAGGTTCTACGACTATTGGAGATTGGAACCAGATTGGCGGTCAGGTGGGAATCGTAGGTCATATAAAAATAGGAAATCAGGTGAAAATTCAGGCACAAAGTGGAGTGAATTCCAGCGTTAATGATAAAGAAACTATTTACGGTTCTCCTGCGATAAGCTACAACGACTACCTTAGAAGTTATGTACACTTCAGGAATCTTCCTGAATTGGCTAAAAGAATAAATAATCTTGAGAATAACTCAAAAGATCATACTAATGAGTGA